One genomic window of Macrobrachium rosenbergii isolate ZJJX-2024 chromosome 51, ASM4041242v1, whole genome shotgun sequence includes the following:
- the LOC136833423 gene encoding adult-specific rigid cuticular protein 15.5-like, whose amino-acid sequence MAARIEEGDAQGVIRGSYTYIRPDGIIQTTSYIADESGFRSETKEEPAGGLQIPDPAGTIQVSVNLPDAEPYSYQFTADEYKKLFSKSRV is encoded by the exons ATGGCTGCCCGGATAGAGGAGGGCGATGCCCAGGGAGTGATCAGAGGCTCATACACATACATCAGGCCTGATGGAATCATCCAGACAACTAG TTACATCGCTGACGAGAGCGGCTTCCGATCCGAGACTAAGGAGGAACCAGCAGGTGGCCTCCAGATTCCGGACCCAGCAGGTACCATCCAGGTATCTGTCAATCTGCCCGACGCCGAACCATACAGTTACCAGTTTACGGCTGATGAATACAAGAAACTCTTTTCAAAATCTAGAGTGTAA